Proteins from one Lagopus muta isolate bLagMut1 chromosome W, bLagMut1 primary, whole genome shotgun sequence genomic window:
- the LOC125686416 gene encoding uncharacterized protein LOC125686416 isoform X1 encodes MMLTYIDDLLLTSDSLEAVGQAADSLTAYLQQRGWAINPQKVQGPGLSVKFLGVVWSGKTKVLPSAVIDKVQAFPVPTTSKQLQEFLGILGYWRSFIPHLAQLLRPLYRLTKKGQLWDWGKAEQDAFQQAKLAVKQAQALGIFDPTLPAELDVHVTQDGFGWGLWQRQSSVRTPIGFWSQVWHGAEERYSMIEKQLLAAYSALQAVEPITQTAAVIVKTTLPIQGWVKDLTHLPKTGVAQAQTVARWVAYLSQRSSLSSSPLKEELQKILGPVTYHSDAPKEILVAPPEKSPVHEGKYPIPEDAWYTDGSSKGNPSKWRAIAYHPSTETIWFDEGDGQSSQWAELRAVWMVITKEPGDGILNICTDSWAVYRGLTLWIAQWATQEWTIHARPIWGKDMWLDIWNTVKHRTVRVYHVSGHQPLQSPGNDEADTLARVRWIENSPSENIARWLHQKLRHAGQKTMWAAAKAWGLPIQLSDIVQACQDCDACSKMRPRSLPETTAHLARGHNPLQRWQVDYIGPLPRSEGARYALTCVDTASGLLQAYPVPKANQAYTIKALTKLMSAYGTPQVIESDQGTHFTGATIQRWAEENNIEWRFHLPYNPTGAGLIERYNGILKAALKTDSQSLQGWTKRLYETLRDLNERPRDGRPSALRMLQTTWATPLRIQITGTDHQVRPQIGNENNLLLPAPENLEPGTHKIKWPWKVQVGPKWCGLLAPWGRLLEVGGSVVPPVIGTWPTDIMVNTPIFIAKGTPIMSLWQIRTPPLVPDIVMQPQISGKKVWYRRPGRAPVQAEVLTQDSNTACILPWRADLPLLVPVKHLYYSP; translated from the coding sequence gtgcaaggtccaggcctgtccgtaaaattcctgggggtggtttggtcaggaaagaccaaagtgctacccagtgctgttatagataaggttcaggcatttccagtccctacaacatcaaagcagctgcaagagtttctaggtatattgggttattggcgttcctttatacctcacctagcgcagctgctaaggccattatacagactcacaaaaaaggggcagctatgggactgggggaaagccgaacaggatgctttccaacaagcaaaactggcagttaaacaagctcaggcattgggtatattcgatcctaccctcccagccgagttggacgttcatgttactcaagatggcttcggttggggcctgtggcagcgccagagttctgttcggacccccattggtttctggtctcaggtttggcacggagcagaagaaagatacagtatgattgaaaaacagttattggctgcctattcggcattacaggcagtagagccaataactcagacagctgcagttatagtcaagaccactctgccaattcaggggtgggtgaaggatctgacccaccttcctaagacaggggtggcccaagcacaaacagtggcacgatgggtcgcctatctcagccaaaggagcagtctgtcttcatcccccttgaaagaagaacttcagaagatcctaggcccagttacatatcacagtgatgcaccaaaagaaatactggtcgctccaccagagaagagtcccgttcacgagggaaaatatcctatccctgaagatgcctggtacacagatgggtccagcaagggcaacccgagcaagtggagagcaatagcataccatccttccaccgagacaatctggttcgatgagggggatggtcagagcagccaatgggcagaactgcgagccgtgtggatggttataaccaaggaacccggtgatggtatcctgaacatctgcacagatagttgggctgtgtaccgggggctcactctctggattgcacagtgggccacccaggaatggactatccacgcccgaccgatctggggcaaagacatgtggttagatatatggaatacggtcaaacacaggactgtacgtgtctaccatgtttctggtcatcagcccctacagtcaccgggaaacgatgaagccgacacattggcccgagttcgatggattgagaattcaccatctgagaacatcgcccgctggctacatcagaagctacggcatgctggacaaaagacaatgtgggcagctgctaaagcatggggactgcccatacaactatctgatatcgtccaggcatgccaggattgcgacgcttgctccaagatgagaccgagatcgttgcccgaaacaacagcccatcttgctaggggacacaatcctctccagcgatggcaggtcgattacatcgggccccttcctcgttccgaaggggcaagatatgccctgacctgtgtcgacactgcaagtgggctactgcaggcctatccagtaccgaaagcaaaccaggcatatacgatcaaggcactcactaaactgatgtctgcctacgggacacctcaagtcatcgagagcgaccaagggactcattttactggtgcaacgatacagcgctgggcagaagaaaataacatcgaatggcgattccacctgccatataatccaacaggggcaggcctcatcgaacgttataatggtattcttaaggctgccctgaagacagactcccagtccttgcaggggtggacaaaaagactgtatgaaaccctgcgggacctgaatgaaagacctcgagatggcagacccagtgccctgagaatgttgcagacgacatgggccaccccgcttaggatccaaattacgggcactgatcatcaggtaagaccccaaattggtaatgaaaataatcttctgctccctgcccctgaaaacttagagccaggtacccataaaataaaatggccctggaaggtgcaggtaggacccaagtggtgtggcctacttgcaccttgggggagactattggaggtgggaggctcagtagtccctccagtaataggtacatggcctactgatattatggtcaacactccgatctttattgctaaagggacccccatcatgtccctatggcagatcaggacacctcctttggtgcctgatatcgttatgcagccgcagatatccggcaaaaaggtgtggtacaggcggccaggacgtgccccagtacaagcggaagtgttgacccaagacagcaatacggcctgtatcttgccctggagagcagaccttcccctcctggtacctgtaaaacatctgtattactccccgtga
- the LOC125686416 gene encoding uncharacterized protein LOC125686416 isoform X3: MIEKQLLAAYSALQAVEPITQTAAVIVKTTLPIQGWVKDLTHLPKTGVAQAQTVARWVAYLSQRSSLSSSPLKEELQKILGPVTYHSDAPKEILVAPPEKSPVHEGKYPIPEDAWYTDGSSKGNPSKWRAIAYHPSTETIWFDEGDGQSSQWAELRAVWMVITKEPGDGILNICTDSWAVYRGLTLWIAQWATQEWTIHARPIWGKDMWLDIWNTVKHRTVRVYHVSGHQPLQSPGNDEADTLARVRWIENSPSENIARWLHQKLRHAGQKTMWAAAKAWGLPIQLSDIVQACQDCDACSKMRPRSLPETTAHLARGHNPLQRWQVDYIGPLPRSEGARYALTCVDTASGLLQAYPVPKANQAYTIKALTKLMSAYGTPQVIESDQGTHFTGATIQRWAEENNIEWRFHLPYNPTGAGLIERYNGILKAALKTDSQSLQGWTKRLYETLRDLNERPRDGRPSALRMLQTTWATPLRIQITGTDHQVRPQIGNENNLLLPAPENLEPGTHKIKWPWKVQVGPKWCGLLAPWGRLLEVGGSVVPPVIGTWPTDIMVNTPIFIAKGTPIMSLWQIRTPPLVPDIVMQPQISGKKVWYRRPGRAPVQAEVLTQDSNTACILPWRADLPLLVPVKHLYYSP; the protein is encoded by the coding sequence atgattgaaaaacagttattggctgcctattcggcattacaggcagtagagccaataactcagacagctgcagttatagtcaagaccactctgccaattcaggggtgggtgaaggatctgacccaccttcctaagacaggggtggcccaagcacaaacagtggcacgatgggtcgcctatctcagccaaaggagcagtctgtcttcatcccccttgaaagaagaacttcagaagatcctaggcccagttacatatcacagtgatgcaccaaaagaaatactggtcgctccaccagagaagagtcccgttcacgagggaaaatatcctatccctgaagatgcctggtacacagatgggtccagcaagggcaacccgagcaagtggagagcaatagcataccatccttccaccgagacaatctggttcgatgagggggatggtcagagcagccaatgggcagaactgcgagccgtgtggatggttataaccaaggaacccggtgatggtatcctgaacatctgcacagatagttgggctgtgtaccgggggctcactctctggattgcacagtgggccacccaggaatggactatccacgcccgaccgatctggggcaaagacatgtggttagatatatggaatacggtcaaacacaggactgtacgtgtctaccatgtttctggtcatcagcccctacagtcaccgggaaacgatgaagccgacacattggcccgagttcgatggattgagaattcaccatctgagaacatcgcccgctggctacatcagaagctacggcatgctggacaaaagacaatgtgggcagctgctaaagcatggggactgcccatacaactatctgatatcgtccaggcatgccaggattgcgacgcttgctccaagatgagaccgagatcgttgcccgaaacaacagcccatcttgctaggggacacaatcctctccagcgatggcaggtcgattacatcgggccccttcctcgttccgaaggggcaagatatgccctgacctgtgtcgacactgcaagtgggctactgcaggcctatccagtaccgaaagcaaaccaggcatatacgatcaaggcactcactaaactgatgtctgcctacgggacacctcaagtcatcgagagcgaccaagggactcattttactggtgcaacgatacagcgctgggcagaagaaaataacatcgaatggcgattccacctgccatataatccaacaggggcaggcctcatcgaacgttataatggtattcttaaggctgccctgaagacagactcccagtccttgcaggggtggacaaaaagactgtatgaaaccctgcgggacctgaatgaaagacctcgagatggcagacccagtgccctgagaatgttgcagacgacatgggccaccccgcttaggatccaaattacgggcactgatcatcaggtaagaccccaaattggtaatgaaaataatcttctgctccctgcccctgaaaacttagagccaggtacccataaaataaaatggccctggaaggtgcaggtaggacccaagtggtgtggcctacttgcaccttgggggagactattggaggtgggaggctcagtagtccctccagtaataggtacatggcctactgatattatggtcaacactccgatctttattgctaaagggacccccatcatgtccctatggcagatcaggacacctcctttggtgcctgatatcgttatgcagccgcagatatccggcaaaaaggtgtggtacaggcggccaggacgtgccccagtacaagcggaagtgttgacccaagacagcaatacggcctgtatcttgccctggagagcagaccttcccctcctggtacctgtaaaacatctgtattactccccgtga